From one Bradyrhizobium sp. Ash2021 genomic stretch:
- a CDS encoding alpha/beta hydrolase: MPTSRTLSANGIELFVLEQGEGPLVVLCHGWPELSYSWRHQIPALAEAGFHVVAPDMRGFGRTSAPADTGAYSIFDTVGDMVALVAALGEKQAVIIGHDWGAPVAWHAAMFRPEIFTRVAGLSVPPPLRGRGRPLDSLREGGITNFYWQYFQAPGVAEAEFERDIAQTMRMVLGRGVSDPNSLFIDEGKGFLGNLRADLPLPHWLDETDIAYFAEAYTKSGFRGGLNWYRNLDRNWELTAPWQGAQIHQPSLFIAGSKDSVVTGLIGAKRIGDMERVLPNLRKKLILEGAGHWVQQERPDEVNAALIAFLKTQ; encoded by the coding sequence ATGCCCACCTCACGCACTCTTTCCGCCAACGGGATTGAGCTGTTCGTCCTCGAACAAGGTGAGGGTCCGCTGGTGGTACTTTGCCACGGCTGGCCCGAACTGTCCTATTCCTGGCGGCATCAGATCCCCGCCCTGGCCGAGGCCGGCTTCCATGTCGTGGCGCCCGACATGCGAGGGTTCGGCCGGACCAGCGCACCGGCCGATACCGGCGCCTACAGCATCTTTGACACGGTCGGCGACATGGTCGCGCTGGTCGCCGCCCTCGGCGAGAAACAGGCCGTCATCATCGGCCACGACTGGGGCGCGCCGGTTGCCTGGCACGCGGCGATGTTCAGGCCCGAGATATTCACCAGGGTGGCGGGCCTCAGCGTCCCGCCCCCTCTTCGTGGCCGCGGCCGGCCGCTCGATAGCCTGCGTGAAGGCGGCATTACCAATTTCTACTGGCAGTATTTCCAGGCGCCGGGTGTTGCCGAAGCCGAGTTCGAGCGCGATATCGCGCAGACCATGCGGATGGTCCTGGGGCGCGGCGTGTCCGATCCCAATTCGCTGTTCATCGACGAAGGCAAGGGATTCCTGGGCAATTTACGCGCCGACCTGCCGCTGCCGCATTGGCTCGATGAAACCGACATCGCCTATTTTGCCGAGGCCTACACAAAGTCCGGCTTTCGCGGCGGGCTCAACTGGTATCGCAACCTCGACCGCAACTGGGAGCTGACCGCGCCCTGGCAGGGCGCGCAGATCCATCAGCCCTCATTGTTCATTGCGGGATCGAAGGACTCCGTCGTCACCGGCCTGATCGGCGCCAAGCGTATCGGCGATATGGAACGGGTGCTGCCCAACCTGCGGAAAAAGCTGATCCTTGAGGGCGCCGGTCACTGGGTCCAGCAGGAGCGCCCCGACGAGGTCAACGCGGCCCTGATCGCGTTTCTGAAAACTCAGTAG
- the metG gene encoding methionine--tRNA ligase encodes MVAAKKKPSKKKKAKKASPRAAKAAPKKRAKKSTAAAKKTAKKAAKKTSRKTTKKSKKAARKPAEKKTVKKSVRKSAKTTSAKKATPKEKAAPKSPGSAPQQTSAPAKIRKPKAVAPASTATRTAKPAPAARPAPAASRENIFYITTAIAYPNGVPHIGHAYEAIATDALARFQRLNGKDVFFLTGTDEHGLKMVQTAEAEKLPTMEVATRNALLFKQMDERLNVSFDRFIRTTEPEHHRSVQVVWNRMQQNGDIYIDTYSGWYSVRDEAYYAEEETVVGEDNVRRGPQGSPVEWVEEKSYFFKLSAYQDRLLALYENQPDFIGPDSRRNEVISFVKGGLRDLSISRTTFDWGVKVPTDPEHVMYVWVDALTNYITGVGFPDESSETWRYWPADVHIIGKDIIRFHAVYWPAFLMSAGIPVQKRVYAHGFLFNRGEKMSKSVGNVVDPFNLADQYGVDQMRYFFLREVPFGQDGNYNHEAIVARINADLANDLGNLAQRSLSMIAKQLGGILPEPGEFSDNDKAILAQADGMLELSRTAMATQQIHQWLNAVWAVVAEANRYFAGEAPWALAKTDPARQKTVLYVTAEVVRQIAILAQAAMPEASAKLLDSLGVPHDARNFAALGGATRIAAGTALPAPVGVFPRYVEPKVD; translated from the coding sequence GTGGTGGCTGCTAAGAAAAAACCTTCCAAGAAGAAGAAAGCGAAGAAGGCATCGCCGCGCGCCGCCAAGGCCGCGCCGAAAAAACGCGCCAAGAAAAGCACAGCTGCGGCGAAGAAAACTGCCAAGAAGGCGGCCAAGAAAACCAGCAGGAAAACCACCAAAAAATCGAAGAAGGCTGCCAGGAAGCCTGCCGAGAAAAAGACCGTCAAAAAATCAGTCAGAAAATCCGCGAAGACGACGTCTGCGAAGAAGGCGACTCCGAAGGAGAAAGCGGCTCCAAAATCGCCAGGCTCCGCCCCCCAGCAAACGAGCGCGCCCGCCAAAATCCGGAAGCCGAAAGCCGTAGCGCCTGCCAGCACGGCCACTCGGACCGCAAAGCCCGCTCCGGCAGCAAGGCCCGCGCCGGCCGCCTCGCGCGAAAACATTTTCTACATCACGACCGCGATCGCCTATCCAAACGGCGTGCCGCATATCGGCCACGCCTATGAAGCGATCGCGACCGATGCGCTGGCGCGGTTCCAGCGGCTCAACGGCAAGGACGTGTTTTTCCTGACCGGGACCGACGAGCACGGCCTAAAAATGGTCCAGACGGCCGAGGCTGAAAAGCTGCCGACGATGGAAGTCGCGACCCGCAATGCGCTCTTATTCAAGCAGATGGACGAGCGTCTGAACGTCTCGTTCGACCGCTTCATCCGCACCACGGAGCCCGAGCATCACCGTTCGGTTCAGGTGGTCTGGAATCGCATGCAACAGAACGGCGACATCTATATCGACACCTATTCCGGCTGGTATTCGGTGCGCGATGAAGCCTACTACGCCGAAGAAGAGACGGTTGTCGGCGAAGACAATGTGCGCCGCGGCCCGCAGGGCTCGCCGGTGGAGTGGGTCGAGGAGAAGAGCTACTTCTTCAAGCTGTCGGCCTATCAGGACCGATTGCTGGCGCTGTACGAGAACCAGCCCGATTTCATCGGACCGGATTCACGCCGCAACGAAGTGATCAGCTTCGTGAAGGGGGGCTTGAGGGACCTGTCGATCTCGCGCACCACGTTCGATTGGGGCGTCAAGGTGCCGACCGACCCCGAACACGTGATGTATGTCTGGGTCGACGCCCTGACCAACTACATCACCGGCGTCGGCTTTCCCGACGAGAGCAGCGAGACCTGGCGCTACTGGCCGGCCGACGTGCACATCATCGGCAAGGACATCATCCGCTTCCACGCGGTGTACTGGCCGGCGTTCCTGATGTCGGCCGGGATTCCGGTGCAGAAGCGGGTCTATGCGCACGGCTTCCTGTTCAACAGGGGCGAGAAGATGTCGAAGTCGGTCGGCAATGTCGTCGATCCCTTCAATCTCGCCGATCAATACGGCGTCGACCAGATGCGCTATTTCTTCCTGCGCGAGGTGCCGTTCGGGCAGGACGGCAATTACAACCACGAAGCCATCGTCGCGCGGATCAATGCCGATCTCGCCAACGATCTCGGCAATCTGGCGCAGCGCTCGCTGTCGATGATCGCGAAGCAGCTCGGCGGCATCCTGCCGGAGCCGGGCGAATTCAGCGACAACGACAAGGCGATCCTGGCGCAGGCCGATGGCATGCTGGAGTTGTCGCGGACCGCAATGGCGACGCAGCAGATCCATCAATGGCTGAACGCGGTCTGGGCCGTGGTGGCGGAAGCCAACCGCTATTTCGCGGGCGAAGCGCCGTGGGCGCTGGCGAAGACCGATCCGGCGCGGCAGAAAACGGTGCTGTACGTCACCGCCGAAGTCGTGCGCCAGATCGCGATCCTGGCGCAGGCGGCGATGCCGGAAGCGTCGGCAAAGCTGCTGGACAGTCTCGGGGTTCCCCACGACGCGCGCAACTTCGCCGCCCTCGGCGGCGCAACGCGCATTGCCGCGGGCACGGCCTTGCCGGCGCCGGTCGGCGTATTCCCGCGCTATGTCGAACCCAAAGTGGATTGA
- a CDS encoding TatD family hydrolase, which yields MLVDSHCHLDFPDFAEDLDAIVARAETAGIGRIVTISTRVKRLAALLAIVERFPNVYCSVGTHPHQADEEDGIPADELIELTKHPKVVALGEAGLDYFYQHGSREAQERGFRAHIAAARATGLPLVIHTRDADADCGHILEDEIGKGPFKAVLHCYTGGRDLAMKAISLGLSISFTGILTFKKSESLRALAAELPADRIMVETDSPYLAPGKFRGKRNEPSYVVEVAKVLAETRGVSLEEISRQTSENFFRLFSKVPAPKAVA from the coding sequence ATGCTGGTCGACAGTCACTGCCATCTCGACTTTCCCGATTTTGCCGAGGATCTCGACGCCATCGTCGCGCGCGCCGAGACCGCCGGCATTGGGCGCATCGTCACGATCTCGACCCGGGTGAAACGGCTCGCCGCGCTGCTGGCGATCGTCGAACGGTTTCCCAACGTCTATTGTTCGGTCGGCACTCATCCGCATCAGGCCGATGAGGAAGACGGCATTCCCGCTGATGAGCTGATCGAGCTGACAAAGCATCCAAAAGTCGTGGCGCTGGGCGAGGCGGGGCTGGATTACTTCTATCAGCACGGCTCACGCGAGGCACAGGAGCGCGGCTTTCGCGCCCATATCGCCGCCGCCCGCGCGACCGGCCTGCCGCTGGTGATCCACACCCGCGACGCCGATGCGGATTGCGGCCACATCCTCGAAGACGAGATCGGCAAGGGGCCATTCAAGGCCGTGCTGCATTGCTACACCGGCGGGCGAGACCTGGCGATGAAAGCGATCTCGCTGGGGCTGTCGATTTCATTCACGGGCATTCTGACGTTCAAGAAATCCGAGAGCCTGCGCGCGCTCGCGGCCGAGCTTCCGGCTGACCGCATCATGGTCGAGACCGACTCGCCGTATCTGGCGCCCGGAAAGTTCCGCGGCAAGCGCAACGAGCCGTCTTACGTGGTGGAGGTCGCAAAAGTGCTGGCGGAAACGCGCGGCGTCTCGCTGGAAGAGATTTCGCGGCAGACCAGCGAAAACTTCTTCCGCCTGTTCTCAAAAGTGCCCGCGCCGAAAGCTGTGGCATGA
- a CDS encoding DNA polymerase III subunit delta', with protein sequence MSARKTEQEIAVRHPRETPDLFGHREAETALLNAYRSGRIPHAWLIGGAQGIGKATLAYRMARFVLTHRNPQAASVQRAGTLAVDPTDSVARQITAGAHGGLLVLERGLNDRGVLRTVITVDETRETISFFGSTAAVDGWRVCIVDTVDELNPNAANALLKILEEPPQQSLFLLVSHAPSRVLPTILSRCRKLPLRPLAASDVMRAAAGATEIAADDPALAETAAPSEGSVGRALNLLGGDALKLQQRTAALLATLPRVDPRELHALGDALGTSDRVALAAFIDGIDRWISEKLHVDDANANLPRLARLAEVWEKIVRAARDTESYNLERKPLVFSVFSMLAEATR encoded by the coding sequence ATGAGCGCCCGCAAGACCGAGCAGGAGATCGCGGTCCGGCACCCGCGCGAAACGCCGGACCTGTTCGGGCATCGCGAGGCGGAGACCGCCTTGCTGAACGCCTACCGCAGCGGCCGGATTCCGCATGCCTGGCTGATCGGGGGCGCGCAGGGGATCGGCAAGGCGACGCTGGCCTATCGCATGGCGCGGTTCGTGCTCACCCATCGCAATCCACAGGCCGCCTCCGTGCAACGGGCCGGGACGCTCGCGGTCGATCCAACGGATTCGGTTGCGCGGCAGATCACGGCCGGCGCCCATGGCGGGTTGCTCGTGCTCGAGCGCGGCCTCAATGACCGTGGCGTGCTGCGCACCGTCATCACCGTCGACGAAACGCGGGAGACGATTTCGTTCTTCGGCTCGACCGCGGCCGTCGACGGCTGGCGGGTCTGCATTGTCGATACCGTCGACGAGCTCAATCCGAATGCGGCGAACGCGCTGCTCAAAATCCTGGAGGAGCCGCCGCAGCAATCGCTGTTTCTTCTGGTCAGTCACGCGCCGTCGCGGGTGTTGCCGACCATCCTGTCGCGCTGCCGCAAATTGCCGCTGCGGCCGCTGGCCGCCAGCGACGTCATGCGTGCGGCCGCTGGTGCCACGGAGATCGCAGCCGACGATCCCGCACTTGCCGAGACGGCCGCACCATCGGAGGGAAGCGTCGGGCGCGCGCTGAACCTGCTCGGCGGCGATGCGTTGAAACTGCAGCAGCGAACCGCGGCGCTGTTGGCGACGCTGCCGCGGGTCGATCCGCGCGAACTGCATGCGCTGGGCGATGCGCTCGGCACCAGCGACCGCGTCGCGCTTGCGGCTTTCATCGACGGTATCGATCGCTGGATCTCGGAAAAACTGCACGTCGACGACGCCAACGCGAATCTGCCGCGCCTTGCACGGCTGGCGGAGGTATGGGAAAAGATCGTCCGCGCCGCGCGCGACACCGAATCGTACAATCTGGAACGAAAACCGCTGGTTTTCTCGGTATTCTCGATGCTTGCGGAAGCGACGCGGTAG
- the tmk gene encoding dTMP kinase: MAEAAVKRTSGRGKFISFEGGEGSGKSTQIKKLADRLDAVKLRAIVTREPGGSPGAEVIRHLLLSGMGKLLGPDAETLLFAAARDDHVRTVIQPALTQGIWVLCDRFFDSTRAYQGRLGQVAPGVLNAMQRVTIGDLKPDLTIILDVPVEVGLQRAAARRGSGAPDRFEAEDIKFHQDLRDAYRQIAADDPQRCVLIDANADAETVAAKVWTALRDHLFAIPNAASTA, translated from the coding sequence ATGGCCGAGGCAGCGGTCAAGCGGACTTCCGGGCGCGGAAAGTTCATTTCATTTGAGGGCGGCGAGGGCTCGGGAAAGTCCACCCAGATCAAGAAACTCGCCGATCGCCTCGATGCGGTAAAGCTGCGGGCCATCGTCACGCGCGAGCCCGGCGGATCGCCGGGCGCCGAAGTCATCCGGCATCTGTTGCTGTCCGGAATGGGCAAGCTGCTCGGTCCCGACGCCGAGACGCTGCTGTTTGCCGCCGCGCGCGACGACCATGTGCGCACGGTGATCCAGCCCGCGCTCACCCAGGGTATCTGGGTGCTGTGCGACCGCTTCTTTGACTCGACGCGGGCCTATCAGGGCAGGCTGGGGCAGGTCGCTCCCGGCGTGCTCAACGCGATGCAGCGGGTCACCATCGGCGACCTCAAGCCGGACCTGACCATCATCCTCGACGTCCCCGTCGAAGTCGGCCTGCAGCGCGCCGCAGCCCGCCGCGGCAGCGGGGCGCCTGACCGGTTCGAGGCCGAAGACATCAAATTCCATCAGGATCTGCGCGACGCCTACCGGCAAATTGCCGCTGACGATCCGCAGCGCTGCGTGCTGATCGACGCCAATGCCGATGCCGAGACGGTCGCCGCCAAGGTCTGGACCGCCTTGCGCGATCATCTGTTCGCGATCCCTAACGCGGCCAGCACCGCATGA
- a CDS encoding glycosyltransferase family 2 protein has protein sequence MLEPVTEVISLPVVSAIIPCLDEETAIGQVVTAVLAQNVSEVVVVDGGSKDRTVERAKEAGARVIVEPRRGYGRAIQAGIAAVREDADILVFLDGDGSDPAEFIPALVSPIVAGEAVFVLGSRVRGVREPGSLAPQQLLAGYIGGLLLRLVYGVRFTDLSPFRAIRRDALRRLGMKEETFGWNLEMLMRVAAARLAALEIPVGQRRRIGGVSKVSGNLAAGLKAAWSISTTFIRLALALRRQQA, from the coding sequence ATGCTGGAGCCTGTAACCGAGGTGATTAGCCTGCCGGTCGTCTCAGCGATCATTCCCTGTCTCGATGAGGAGACCGCGATTGGCCAGGTCGTAACCGCGGTGCTGGCGCAAAATGTCAGCGAGGTTGTCGTTGTCGATGGCGGCTCGAAGGACCGCACGGTCGAACGCGCAAAAGAAGCAGGCGCGCGCGTGATCGTCGAGCCGCGCCGCGGCTATGGCCGCGCCATCCAGGCCGGCATCGCCGCCGTGCGCGAGGATGCCGACATTCTCGTCTTCCTCGATGGCGACGGCAGCGATCCCGCCGAATTCATCCCGGCGCTGGTGTCGCCCATCGTCGCCGGCGAGGCTGTCTTCGTGCTCGGCTCGCGTGTGCGCGGAGTGCGCGAGCCCGGCAGCCTCGCGCCGCAACAGTTGCTTGCTGGTTATATTGGCGGGCTGCTGCTGCGGCTAGTCTATGGTGTGCGCTTCACCGACCTCTCGCCGTTTCGCGCCATCCGGCGTGATGCCCTCAGGCGTCTCGGCATGAAGGAAGAGACGTTCGGTTGGAACCTGGAAATGCTGATGCGGGTTGCGGCCGCCCGCTTGGCGGCGCTGGAGATCCCCGTCGGACAGCGGCGGCGGATCGGCGGCGTGTCGAAAGTCTCCGGCAATCTCGCAGCCGGCCTCAAGGCGGCTTGGTCGATCTCGACGACGTTTATCCGCCTCGCGCTTGCGCTGCGGCGCCAGCAGGCCTGA
- a CDS encoding septal ring lytic transglycosylase RlpA family protein, whose translation MGIRRPNSIVLVARGVAAVATCLVLANCASSNKFASRVDPRYGVSSSPRVVAFGEPVPKGGGTYRVGKPYTVGGRVYVPEEDAEYREEGMASWYGDDFHGRLTANGEVFDMGSLTAAHPTLPMPCYARVTNLRNGKSLIVRVNDRGPYHGNRLIDVSNKAAELLEFKGNGVARVRVEYVGRAPLEGSDDRQLIATLRTGVPAPSPSTVRIASARPFVPELSSSAGRIRGEVPMPEGRPYSLGNTSADYASINATSEMSASSRSRGRVPENRRAVSYESDDRYAAGPSYMPIDPRGPAEVLSGRGLY comes from the coding sequence ATGGGGATTCGACGGCCAAATTCGATCGTCCTGGTAGCGCGTGGCGTTGCCGCGGTGGCAACCTGCCTCGTGCTCGCCAACTGCGCCTCGTCGAACAAGTTCGCCAGCCGCGTTGATCCCAGATACGGCGTTTCCAGTAGCCCCCGGGTCGTTGCCTTCGGAGAACCCGTGCCGAAGGGCGGCGGCACCTACCGGGTCGGCAAGCCCTATACTGTCGGCGGACGGGTCTATGTGCCCGAAGAAGATGCCGAGTATCGCGAGGAGGGCATGGCCTCCTGGTACGGCGATGATTTCCACGGCCGGCTGACCGCCAATGGCGAAGTGTTCGACATGGGCTCGTTGACCGCCGCCCATCCCACCCTGCCGATGCCGTGCTACGCGCGCGTCACCAATCTCCGGAATGGCAAATCGCTGATCGTTCGCGTCAATGACCGCGGACCCTACCACGGCAATCGCCTCATAGATGTCTCGAACAAAGCCGCGGAACTTCTTGAATTCAAAGGCAATGGTGTCGCCCGCGTTCGCGTCGAATATGTCGGTCGCGCGCCGCTCGAAGGCTCCGACGACCGCCAGTTGATTGCGACCTTGCGCACCGGCGTTCCCGCGCCATCGCCGTCCACGGTCCGAATCGCGTCCGCCCGCCCGTTCGTGCCGGAACTTTCGTCATCCGCCGGCCGGATCCGGGGCGAGGTTCCAATGCCGGAAGGGCGGCCCTACAGCCTTGGCAATACCTCCGCCGATTACGCCTCGATCAATGCCACCTCGGAAATGTCGGCCTCCAGCCGCTCCCGCGGCCGGGTGCCGGAGAATCGCCGCGCGGTGTCCTACGAGAGCGACGATCGTTATGCGGCCGGGCCGAGCTACATGCCGATCGATCCGCGCGGCCCCGCCGAAGTGCTGAGCGGGCGCGGGCTCTACTGA
- a CDS encoding methyltransferase domain-containing protein → MLAGAAALVATLVAARSLAADIGYLAPSSVPASEFPAPRRPVAPIVSPSRSAEDRRDALKEDGQIARLLDIKPGMTVADIGAGSGYHTVRLSPRVGPTGTVIAEDITQNYLAALAKRIEQLKLTNVELALGEPHDPRLPALSLDAAILVHMYHEIAQPYAFLYNLSPALKPGARIGIVDQERPTPEHGTPIELLRCELAAVGYHATATYQLAGDGGYLAVFSPPDAAARKSPKDIIPCQYRAGAR, encoded by the coding sequence ATGTTGGCCGGCGCAGCGGCGCTCGTTGCCACGCTGGTGGCGGCGCGCTCATTGGCGGCTGACATTGGTTATCTTGCTCCGTCGAGCGTGCCTGCAAGCGAGTTTCCTGCGCCACGACGACCGGTGGCGCCGATCGTCAGCCCAAGCCGCTCGGCCGAGGATCGACGCGACGCCCTGAAGGAAGACGGCCAGATCGCGCGCCTTCTCGACATCAAGCCGGGCATGACCGTAGCCGACATCGGCGCCGGCAGCGGCTATCACACGGTGCGTCTGTCGCCGCGTGTCGGCCCGACCGGAACTGTCATCGCGGAAGATATCACGCAAAATTATCTCGCCGCACTGGCCAAGCGCATCGAGCAGCTGAAACTGACCAATGTCGAACTCGCGCTCGGCGAGCCGCACGATCCGCGCCTGCCCGCCTTATCGCTCGATGCGGCGATCCTGGTACACATGTATCACGAGATCGCGCAGCCTTATGCCTTCCTCTATAATCTCTCACCGGCGCTGAAGCCCGGCGCACGGATCGGAATCGTCGACCAGGAACGTCCGACGCCGGAGCACGGCACGCCGATCGAGCTGCTTCGTTGCGAGCTTGCTGCGGTCGGCTATCACGCGACCGCCACCTATCAGCTCGCGGGCGACGGGGGATATCTGGCGGTGTTCTCTCCGCCTGACGCAGCGGCTCGGAAATCTCCCAAGGACATCATTCCTTGCCAATATCGCGCCGGCGCGCGCTGA
- a CDS encoding TQO small subunit DoxD, whose translation MANPFSDAWTFLTANTGDFQKLGEWRFLVLALFYALLIIGTVVAFKNWQEDPAQRTGRHLGVWFARMLIGCMWFQGMLWKLPLPLSDGLQYWTEQESTNAAFQFHRDFLKDVVLTHMSIFGPIVFLAELVFAGSLMLGLAVRFVGVLAIAYTLQLWLGLYDNSSEWPWTYMFLAVLMFLFAVEAAGRSLGLDAWLRRNVADVRDGKGLIGWFFHIAG comes from the coding sequence ATGGCCAATCCCTTCAGCGATGCCTGGACGTTCTTGACGGCAAACACCGGCGATTTTCAAAAACTCGGAGAGTGGCGTTTTCTGGTGCTTGCGCTGTTCTACGCCCTTCTGATCATCGGAACGGTGGTGGCGTTCAAGAATTGGCAGGAGGATCCAGCGCAACGGACCGGCCGCCATCTCGGCGTCTGGTTCGCCCGCATGCTGATCGGCTGTATGTGGTTTCAGGGCATGTTGTGGAAGCTGCCCCTGCCATTGTCCGACGGCTTGCAATACTGGACCGAGCAGGAGTCGACCAACGCGGCGTTCCAGTTTCACCGCGACTTCCTGAAGGATGTCGTGTTGACCCACATGTCGATCTTCGGCCCCATCGTCTTTCTTGCCGAGCTGGTGTTCGCGGGATCGCTGATGCTTGGGCTTGCGGTGCGCTTCGTGGGGGTGCTCGCGATCGCCTATACGCTGCAACTCTGGCTCGGACTTTACGACAATTCCTCGGAGTGGCCGTGGACCTACATGTTCCTCGCCGTGCTGATGTTCCTGTTCGCCGTGGAGGCCGCCGGCCGCAGTCTTGGTCTTGATGCCTGGCTCCGCCGCAACGTCGCCGACGTGCGCGACGGCAAGGGGCTGATCGGCTGGTTCTTCCACATCGCGGGCTAG
- a CDS encoding D-alanyl-D-alanine carboxypeptidase family protein, protein MATETATSRKSGAAAGRPWRSLIAAVVALGVGWGGIVFAANNSVQGAKKEENGFDGDAPTAILIEASSGSVLFEKNADELRAPSSMMKLMTAEVVFNAIKKGDVKLTDEYRVSENAWRRGGAPSGTSTMFAAINSKISVDDLLHGAIIPSGNDACIALAEGIAGNERTFATDFMTKRARELGMTKSTFGNSNGLPDPANKMTVRELSKLARYVIQTYPEFYKLFGEKEFTWNKIRQQNRNPLLNSLTGADGLKTGYTKEGGYGMVGSAVQNDTRLIVVVNGLEDPEDRATEAKKMLEWGFHSFETRTLFAANQQIGYAKVFGGDSRSVKLASPEPIKVMVPKNGNEKLIARIVYNGPVRAPIQSGQRVGLVRVWRGANVAMEAPVYAAEAVATGSTVRRAIDGASELVIGMFRASAEKL, encoded by the coding sequence ATGGCAACCGAGACAGCAACTTCCCGCAAATCTGGCGCCGCGGCCGGACGACCTTGGCGCAGCCTGATCGCGGCTGTGGTTGCGCTGGGCGTCGGATGGGGCGGGATCGTCTTCGCCGCCAACAACAGCGTGCAGGGCGCCAAGAAGGAAGAGAACGGGTTTGACGGCGATGCGCCGACCGCGATCCTGATCGAGGCGTCCAGCGGCAGCGTGCTGTTCGAGAAGAACGCCGATGAACTGCGGGCGCCCTCCAGCATGATGAAGCTGATGACGGCCGAGGTGGTGTTCAACGCCATCAAGAAAGGCGACGTCAAACTCACCGACGAGTACCGGGTCAGCGAAAACGCCTGGCGACGGGGCGGCGCGCCCTCCGGCACTTCGACGATGTTCGCGGCCATCAACAGCAAGATTTCGGTCGACGATCTCCTGCACGGCGCGATCATCCCGAGCGGCAACGACGCCTGCATCGCGCTCGCCGAGGGCATCGCCGGTAACGAGCGGACCTTTGCGACCGACTTCATGACCAAGCGCGCCCGCGAACTTGGCATGACCAAGTCGACTTTTGGCAATTCCAACGGACTGCCCGATCCCGCCAACAAGATGACGGTGCGGGAACTCTCAAAACTCGCGCGTTATGTCATCCAGACTTACCCCGAGTTCTACAAACTTTTCGGCGAGAAGGAGTTCACCTGGAACAAAATCCGGCAGCAGAACCGCAATCCGCTGTTGAACTCGCTCACCGGCGCCGACGGGCTGAAGACCGGCTACACCAAGGAAGGCGGCTACGGCATGGTCGGCTCGGCGGTCCAGAACGACACCCGGCTGATCGTCGTGGTCAACGGCCTCGAGGATCCCGAAGACCGCGCCACCGAAGCCAAGAAGATGCTGGAATGGGGTTTTCACAGTTTCGAGACGCGGACATTGTTCGCGGCAAACCAGCAGATCGGCTACGCCAAGGTGTTCGGCGGCGATAGCCGCTCGGTGAAGCTCGCCAGCCCCGAGCCGATCAAGGTGATGGTTCCAAAGAACGGCAATGAGAAATTGATCGCCCGCATCGTCTATAACGGGCCGGTGCGTGCACCGATCCAGTCCGGCCAGCGGGTTGGCTTGGTGCGGGTATGGCGCGGCGCCAATGTTGCCATGGAAGCGCCGGTTTACGCGGCGGAAGCGGTCGCTACAGGTTCGACCGTGCGCCGCGCGATCGATGGAGCCAGCGAACTCGTCATCGGCATGTTTCGCGCGAGCGCAGAGAAGCTCTGA
- a CDS encoding PEGA domain-containing protein, whose amino-acid sequence MRVLGVVALAAAVGGCASVTRGTTENISISSTPSGAEATISGLEVPTACITPCAIVAKRSADITVSFAKEGYEPEVVPLIKEVPATGAAGFAKPLTSKDGRVAEWFKAPVLKYERGSYHLMILSPFSCYFSARYRVALICFVIGRYRSIIAHYSQHCPKHCPRN is encoded by the coding sequence ATGCGTGTTTTGGGAGTCGTGGCGCTCGCCGCGGCGGTGGGTGGCTGCGCGTCCGTGACACGCGGGACGACTGAAAATATCAGCATTTCATCGACGCCGTCAGGAGCCGAGGCCACCATCTCCGGCCTCGAGGTTCCGACCGCATGCATCACGCCCTGCGCCATTGTGGCCAAGCGCAGCGCCGACATCACCGTCAGTTTCGCCAAGGAAGGTTACGAGCCGGAAGTCGTCCCGTTGATAAAAGAGGTTCCGGCGACCGGTGCCGCCGGCTTTGCTAAGCCGCTGACTTCCAAAGACGGAAGGGTGGCCGAGTGGTTTAAGGCACCGGTCTTGAAATACGAAAGGGGCTCATATCATCTCATGATATTGAGCCCTTTTTCGTGCTATTTTTCAGCGCGTTATAGGGTCGCTCTAATCTGTTTCGTTATAGGGCGGTATCGTTCAATTATAGCCCATTATTCGCAACATTGCCCCAAACATTGCCCCAGGAATTGA